The following nucleotide sequence is from Armatimonadota bacterium.
GCTGGCGGCACAGGTCAGGGTGGCCGCGAGCACCAGGGTGGCGGCCAGGGCCAGGGTGCCAGTGAGGGTCAGGGCCGCACCCGGGAGTGGAGCAGCGGCCACAGCGGTGCGCGACGAGACTGCGGGGGCGGGGAAAGGGCGACCGCGCACAGCTACTCCCGCACAGTCACGCGGATGTTCCCGCTCAGCCTGGCCCTGCGTAGCTCGATGTCGCTCTCCAGGCGGTCGGCGCGGACGGTAATCCGGTCCTGCACCAGCACCACGCCGCCGGTCGCCACTAGGAGGCGGCGAGCGGGCAACCACTGCACGCGCCCCGCCGCCAGAGACCGTCCCTGGGCACGGGCGCGTACCTCGCCCCACAGCGTCAGTACCTGCGCCCCAATAGAGAAGACGGCGCTGGCCGCGGCAACCGTCAGCACCGCCCTGCCCCGCTCGTAAAATGTTCCGTCCACGCCCTCCAGCCGCACCTCCTGTCGGGCGGCATCCGTCTCCAGAGTCCTGGCCCGCAGCTCCCACCGGATAGTGCCCGCCGCATCACCTCCGGTGAGGCGGCCGCCCACAACGGAGACCTCCGGCGGGGCAGTTTCAGAGGTGGGCGCGGGCGCACCGCGTACCGAGCCAGGCGCAGGCGTGGAAACAGGCGCAGGTGGGGAGGCGCCGGACGACGGGCCGGGATCGCCGGCGGACCCTCCGCGGCCCAGCCAGGTCAGGCCGGCCAGCCCCAGCACGGCGACCACCGCTGCGGCCGTCCACCACCTCACGCGCATCTGTGCCGGGGCTCCGTCTCCCCGCCTGAGCCGGCTCGTCGCCCTCTCCCCGCAGTCGTCAGATCGTCTGTATGGTACTCGAGCCCTCTCTGCCCAGCAAGCGCGCCAGGCGGAGGACCTCTGCTGCGGCGCGCTCCGCAGCGCCACCGTCCGCCAGCCCCAGGCGAAGCGCCCGCAGCTCCTCCTGCTGGCGGGTGCGCCGCGGCGTATCCGCCAGCCAGTCCGCTAGCGTCGCGGCCAGACGTCGGGGCGTCAGAGCGTCCTGCAGCAGCTCCGGCATCACCTCCCGTCCGGCCAGGAGGGAAGGCAGGCCGGCCCACTGCACAGCTGCGATCCGCCTGGCTATCCAGTAGTCCAGGCGGGAGGTCTTGTAGATGACGACGCCGGGGATGCCCAGGCAGAGCGCTTCCAGCGTGGCGGTCCCTGAGGCGATCACAGCGAAGTCGGAGGAGGCCAGGGCGTCGTATCCCGCCTGCGTCCCGCCCTCCACGACGGTGACTTGAAGACCCGCAGGCCGCAGCGCGGCTTCTACCTGCGTCCTGTAGTGGGGCGCGGCCAGCAGGAGGACAGCACGCAGCGCAGGGAGGCGCGCCCGAACGGAGGCCAGGGCGCCGGCGATGACGGGGAGGTGGCGGCGCAGCTCCTGGCGGCGGCTTCCTGGCAGAAGCGCCAGCAGCGGCGCCTGCAGGGGAATCCCCAGGCGACTGCGGACTACCTCGGGCGGTGCAGACGGCCGGACGCGGTCAACGGCGGGATGGCCGACGTAGCGGACGTCGGCGCCCGCCGCGCGGTACGCCTGGGCCTCGAAGGGAAAGGCCGCCAGCAGGCGCAGGCCCAGCTTGGCCACCCCACAGGCCCGCCGCCCTCGCCGTGTGGAGACCATGGGTGGCAGGAAGTAGGCGACGGGCACCCTGCCCTGAAGGCGACGGGCCAGGGCCAGGTTGAAACCGGGGAAGTCGATCAGGACCACCGCCCGGGGAGCGGCGGCGGCGATCGCCCGATGCACCCGGGAGAGCCGGGCCAGAAAGGCCGGCAGGCGAGGGAGCACCTCCAGCCACCCCACCACGCCCCACCCGGAGCTGTCCAGCAGCAGGCGCGCGCCCGCCGCAGCCATCCTCGGCCCTCCCACCGCTGGCAGATCCACATCGGGACGGAAGCGGCGCAGAGCGGCGACCAGGTCAGCCCCGTAGATGTCTCCCGAGACCTCTCCCGCCACCAGGAAGATACGGGGCCCCACTGCGGCCATGGACTGCCCTGGGACAGTGTGACCGCTCACCTCTGCCTGGGGCCCAGGGGGAACGAGGGCCCGCTCACTCGGCGCCCGACGCCCAGCGAACCACGCCGCGCGGCCGCTCGCGGGCGGCGCGGAGGAAGGCCACCAGCTCCCCCACCAGCGGGTGATCGCCCAGCTCGGCCTGCAACCGCTCCAGCGCCTGACCCAATCCCAGCGCGGACTGGTACAGGATGCGAAATGCCCGGCGCAGCACGGCGCGGTCGCCCGCACTGATTCCCTGCCGCTGCAGGCCGACGCGGTTCAGACTGCGGCAGCGCGCGGGACGCCCTTCCGCCAGCATGAACGGCGGGCAGTCCTGGCGCAGCAGGCTGAATCCGCCGATCATGGCCAGGCGGCCGATGTGCACGAACTGGTGGATCCCGGTCATCCCGCCGATGTACGCGCCGTCGTCCACCTGCACGTGCCCGGCCATCTGCACGCCGTTGACCACCACAACCCGATCCCCCAGACGGCAGTTGTGCCCGATGTGGGCGGAGCACATGATGAGGCACTCGTTGCCCACCACGGTGGCCGCACCCTCCCCGGTGGCCCGGCTGATGTTCACGTACTCCCGGATGCGGTTGCGGTCGCCGATCACCAGGTAGCTGCGCTCGCCCTGGAAGTGCCGGTCCTGCGGAATGGTGCCCAGGGTGGCACCGCTGGAGATCTCGTTGTCCATCCCGATGCGCACCCCGTCCTCGATGACCACGTGGGGGCCGATGCGGGTCCCCGGGCCGACGACCACGTCGCTGCCGACCACGGCGTAGGGCCCTACCACCACGCCGGGGTGCAGGCGGGCGCCGGGATGGACCACGGCGGTCGGGTGCACCTCCACCGAGTCCCGAGCATGATCCCTTCCCCGGGGGGTGCTCATAGTGAGTGCAACCCCATCACCGCGCCTCCCCCGGCCGTGGCCCCAGCGGCGAGGCCTCTACGGCGAACACGCTGATCCCCGCCTCCTCCGCACGGGCGGCCAGCCGCAGCCGCTCCAGGACGATGGTGCGGAAGGCCTCCACCGCCAGCACCCGTGCCCGTCCCGCCCGCATCACCTCCACGGTTTCCGGACCCACGGTGGGAAGATCGAAGCGGGGGTCTTGCTGCGGCCGGCTCACCTTCACCACTACTGCGCCCGGTGCCATGGCCGTGCCCCGCCGGATGGCGGCATCGGTCCCCTCCGCCGCCTCCACGGCCAGGATCGCCCCGTGCTTGAGAACCACGGTCTGGCCCACTTCGTGGGCCGCCAGTGCACGGCCCACGGCCAGGCCGATGCGCACGTCGCGCTCTTCCGCAGGGCTAAGTGGGGTGCCGGCCAGCAGCCCGGGCGGGGCCACAAGGTCGGGGACGTAGGCGAGCTGGTCCAGGACGCGGATCCCCTGCGCGGCCAGGCGGCGGGCCAGGGCGTCCAGGATCTGCTGGTCACCCCGTTCCGGCAGTCGCTCCAGGAACCCGCGCAGGTCGGACCCGGAGGCGAGCAGCCGCGCCACCATCTCTCCGCGGCGAAACCGCCCGGCCAGCAGTACCTCGCGCACTGCATGCCGGTGCCACAGGGCCTCCAGCTCCTCCCACTGCTCCGGGGCCAGCCTGGCGAAGACGTGGGCCAGGTGCTCCAGAGCCGGAGTCTCCCCCGCCATCTGCACGCAGACGAGGCGGCGGCCCCGCGCCCGCACCGCCCTGGCCAGCACCTCTGGCAGGCGCCCCTCGCCCGCCAGCAGTCCCACGGCACCGCGCAGTGCCTCCCCACCGCCTGGGGCGGCCCTGGGGAATCGTCTCTGGGGCCGGGCCGCGGTCACCTCTCGCCGACCAGCGGCTCCGCGGAGGGTGCGGGCGCCACCTGTTCCTCCGGCAGGAGGGCAGTCGCCGTCTCTTCCCGGGGAAGGGCAAACGCGATCTCCGCTTCTGCCGCCACCTCCTCCCCCACCCGGGCCACTCCCCAGACCTTTCCCAGCCGCCCGCGCAGGGCCCGCACCTCCACCTCGATGCGCAGGGTGTCGCCGGGTACCACCGGGCGGCGGAAACGACAGCGGTCGATCCCGGCCAGGTAGGCCAGGTGCCCGCGCAGGCGGGGGACGTTGAGGATCAGGCACGCCGCCACCTGGGCCATCGCCTCCACCACCAGCACCCCCGGCATAACCGGATAGCCCGGGATGTGACCGGCGAAGAAGGGTTCGTTGACGGTCACGTTCTTGATGCCGACGATGCGCCGCTCCTCCATCTCCACGATCCGGTCCACGAGGAGAAAGGGGTAGCGGTGGGGCAGGATGGCAAGGATCTGCTCAAGGCTCAGTGCGGGCATTTCTCTCCCCCCAGCGGCGCGCAATCTCCCGGGCCAGGGCCACGTGCAAGGCGTGGCCTCCGCGGACGACCTCCACGTATCCATGCAGGCGAGCACCCAGCAGGGCCAGGTCCCCCAGCAGGTCGAGGATCTTG
It contains:
- the lpxA gene encoding acyl-ACP--UDP-N-acetylglucosamine O-acyltransferase, which gives rise to MEVHPTAVVHPGARLHPGVVVGPYAVVGSDVVVGPGTRIGPHVVIEDGVRIGMDNEISSGATLGTIPQDRHFQGERSYLVIGDRNRIREYVNISRATGEGAATVVGNECLIMCSAHIGHNCRLGDRVVVVNGVQMAGHVQVDDGAYIGGMTGIHQFVHIGRLAMIGGFSLLRQDCPPFMLAEGRPARCRSLNRVGLQRQGISAGDRAVLRRAFRILYQSALGLGQALERLQAELGDHPLVGELVAFLRAARERPRGVVRWASGAE
- the lptC gene encoding LPS export ABC transporter periplasmic protein LptC, whose amino-acid sequence is MRVRWWTAAAVVAVLGLAGLTWLGRGGSAGDPGPSSGASPPAPVSTPAPGSVRGAPAPTSETAPPEVSVVGGRLTGGDAAGTIRWELRARTLETDAARQEVRLEGVDGTFYERGRAVLTVAAASAVFSIGAQVLTLWGEVRARAQGRSLAAGRVQWLPARRLLVATGGVVLVQDRITVRADRLESDIELRRARLSGNIRVTVRE
- the lpxI gene encoding UDP-2,3-diacylglucosamine diphosphatase LpxI (LpxI, functionally equivalent to LpxH, replaces it in LPS biosynthesis in a minority of bacteria.), coding for MGLLAGEGRLPEVLARAVRARGRRLVCVQMAGETPALEHLAHVFARLAPEQWEELEALWHRHAVREVLLAGRFRRGEMVARLLASGSDLRGFLERLPERGDQQILDALARRLAAQGIRVLDQLAYVPDLVAPPGLLAGTPLSPAEERDVRIGLAVGRALAAHEVGQTVVLKHGAILAVEAAEGTDAAIRRGTAMAPGAVVVKVSRPQQDPRFDLPTVGPETVEVMRAGRARVLAVEAFRTIVLERLRLAARAEEAGISVFAVEASPLGPRPGEAR
- the lpxB gene encoding lipid-A-disaccharide synthase; translated protein: MAAVGPRIFLVAGEVSGDIYGADLVAALRRFRPDVDLPAVGGPRMAAAGARLLLDSSGWGVVGWLEVLPRLPAFLARLSRVHRAIAAAAPRAVVLIDFPGFNLALARRLQGRVPVAYFLPPMVSTRRGRRACGVAKLGLRLLAAFPFEAQAYRAAGADVRYVGHPAVDRVRPSAPPEVVRSRLGIPLQAPLLALLPGSRRQELRRHLPVIAGALASVRARLPALRAVLLLAAPHYRTQVEAALRPAGLQVTVVEGGTQAGYDALASSDFAVIASGTATLEALCLGIPGVVIYKTSRLDYWIARRIAAVQWAGLPSLLAGREVMPELLQDALTPRRLAATLADWLADTPRRTRQQEELRALRLGLADGGAAERAAAEVLRLARLLGREGSSTIQTI